CTGAATCCGTGTGAGCGGAGCAGTCTGAGGATGTTTCTCTTGATCCCGTAGTCATACGCCGCCACTTTATACTCAATCTCGGGAAGTTTGCAGCCTGTCTTGTATATATCGTGTGTGCCTTCGTCCCAGTGAAAAGGCTCGCCAGCGCTGATGCTGTTTACGATATTTCTTCCCACGAGTCCGGGGTATTCGCTGAGCTTATTTCTAAGGCTTTCTGCATCAGTTTCCCCGTGCGAGATAATTCCCCGCATTGCGCCTTTGTTGCGTATATGGCGCACGAGCTTTCTAGTATCTATCCCCTCAAGCCCTACGATTCCCTGAGTTTTAAGCCAATCATCAAGACTTGCTTCATTTCTCCAGCTGCTCGGATAGTCGCAGGCTTCCTTAACGATGAACCCGCTTGCATAGCTTCTTATGCTTTCGTAGTCTTCGCTGTTTGTCCCGTAGTTCCCGATAAGCGGGTAGGTCATTGTGATTATCTGCTCGTTGTATGAGGGATCTGTCAGGATTTCCTGATAACCTGTCATACTCGTATTAAACACAACCTCGCCGCAGCGGTAAGATTCCGCCCCGAAGCCTCGGCCGTGAAAAACTGTCCCGTCTTCTAATAAAAGAACTGCCTTCAATTTATCATCCTTTTAGTTATGAATCTGTGTAGTATTCCTGAATACTCTTAACCATCATTTCTTTGGTGCATAAGGTTTTTATGCCTTTTGTTGCTGCTGCTGCTCCACGCATTGTTGTAACGTAAGGAATACCCTTGTCCAGAGCTGTCCGCCTTATTGCGAAGGAGTCTGCAATGCTTTTCTCGCCCACTGTTGTATTTATAACAAGGTCTATATCCATATTGATTATCGAATCAACGATATTCGGGCGTGCTTGATTAACCTTATTTGCCAGCTCGGCTTTAATGCCCGCTTTTCTCATCGCCTCGCAAGTGCCTTTGGTTGCAGTGATCTTGAAGCCGCATTCATCGAGCTGCTTTGCCAGCTCAACTGCCTTGGGCTTGTCCCAGTCTTTCACACTGAAGCAGATCGTCCCCTTAACGGGCAGTTTGTTCTTGCAGGCAAGCTGCGCCTTTGCGTAGGCCATGCCGTATTCGTTGCAGATTCCCATCACCTCGCCAGTCGAGAGCATCTCCGGCCCGAGGATGGTGTCCGCTCCGGGGAATTTGAGGAACGGGAACACCGCTTCTTTCACCGAATGGTGCTTTGGAACTATCTGCTCGAATATTCCGAGGTCTCTGAGCTTCTGACCAGCCATCACCTTAGCTGCAACTTTCGCAAGCGGCCTTCCAATACTCTTGCTGACAAAAGGAACTGTTCTTGAAGCCCTTGGATTCACCTCCAGTATGTAAATCTCTTTATCCTTTATTGCAAACTGTATATTCATCAGACCGCATACGCCAAGCTCAACAGCGAGCGATTTTGTCTGCTGAATTACCCGCTGCCGCACATCCTCATCCAGCGATACCGGCGGTAGAACGCAAGCGCTGTCGCCGGAGTGTATCCCCGCCTCTTCAATATGCTCCATAATTCCGCCTATAACCACATCCTCGCCGTCGCTGACCGCATCAACATCCAGCTCAGTGGCATCATCAAGGAATTTGTCAACGAGTATCGGGTGCTTCCCGGCCGCCTCAACTGCATTCTTAACGCAATTCTCAAGGGCGTTCTGGTCGTACACGATTTCCATCGCACGCCCGCCGAGAACAAACGAAGGACGAATCAGCAGGGGATAACCAAGCTCATCTGCAATCTTGAGCGTTTCTTCGTACGTTCGGGCAGTGCCGCTGAAGGGCTGCTGGAGCTGGAGCTTCTCAACTACTGCATTAAACAGTTTCCTGTCTTCCGCTCTTGAGATTGCCTCAGGCGCTGTTCCGATTATATTTACCCCCGCTTCCTCGAGGGCATCTGCCAGTTTGAGCGGGGTTTGGCCGCCGAACTGAACTATCACGCCGTAAGGCTTTTCCTTGTCTATGATGTTCATCACATCTTCGAACGTAAGCGGCTCGAAGAACAGCTTGTCTGATGTGTCGTAATCTGTACTCACCGTTTCGGGGTTGCAGTTTACCATTATCGCTTCAATGCCGATTTCCTTCAGGGCAAAGGCTGCATGCACGCAGCAGTAGTCGAATTCGATTCCCTGCCCGATACGGTTAGGGCCGCCTCCGAGGATTACCACCTTCTTCCTCTCTGTAGGACAGGCCTCGCATTCCTCCTCATAGGTGCCGTAAAGATATGGTGTGTGCGCTTCGAATTCTGCCCCGCAGGTGTCCACCATCTTGTAAACGTTTTGTATCCCTGCCTCTTTGCGGCGAGCCCTGAATTCCGGCTGAGAAATTCCGTAAATCTCAGCGAGATACTTATCGGAAAAGCCCATTTCCTTGCAGCGTTTAAGAGTTTCAATGGAAAGGTCTTTGAGCTTTGATGATTTGAGCCTCTTCTCCATTTCTACAATCTCGCGGAAATTATTCAAATACCACCGGTCGATCTTGGAAAGAGAGAAGATCTCTTCAATACTGAAACCTCTCCGAATAGCTTCGGCAATATACCATACCTTATCCCAGCGCATACCGCTGAGGATTGAACGAAGCTCATCGTCGGAAATTTCAGCATTGATATATTTTGAATCCAGACTGTATCTCTCTATCTCAAGCGAGCGTATTGATTTCTGGAAGGCCTCTTTGAAGGTTCTCCCTATGGCCATCGCCTCGCCGATTGATTTCATCTGGACGGTAAGCTCCGGGGCTGTTTTCGGGAATTTCTCGAAAGTAAAGCGGGGGTATTTTACCACGCAGTAATCTATCGTGGGTTCAAAGCAGGCAGGAGTTTCTTTTGTTATATCGTTGCTGATCTCATCAAGGGTGTACCCGACCGCCAGCAGAGCGGCCATCTTCGCAATAGGAAAGCCTGTTGCCTTGGACGCAAGAGCAGAGCTCCTCGATACACGCGGGTTCATCTCAATCACGTATATTTTTCCGTTATCCGGATTAACCGAGAACTGTATATTGCACCCGCCTGTCTCAACGCCAATCGCACGGATAATATCAATCGCAGCATTACGCATCGCCTGATATTCCTTGTCCGTGAGAGTTTGAGACGGTGCAACAGTTATGCTGTCGCCGGTATGAACTCCCATCGGGTCGAGGTTTTCTATCGGGCAGACAATCACAACGTTGTCTTTATTATCCCGCATTACCTCCAGCTCATATTCCTTCCAGCCGATTACAGATTCCTCAACGAGAACCTCGCTTATCGGGCTCAGGTCGAAGCCCCATTTGCAGTACTTCTCATACTCCTCCATATTGTAGGCTATGTTTCCGCCCATACCGCCGAGGGTGAAGGAAGCCCTGATAATCGCCGGAAATTTAATCCGCTCTACGATCTCATGTGCTTCTTCCCAGCTGTGGGCGTAGCCGCTCTGAGGAACTTCAAGTCCAATCTGCTCGATTGTCTTTTTGAATAGATCCCTCTCTTCGGCTTTCTGGATGGTTTCGAGGTTGGCGCCGATCATCTTAACGCCGTACTTCTCAAGAACGCCTCTCTCGGCCACCTCAACAGCAGTATTCAGACCTGTCTGCCCGCCGAGGGTAGGAAGGATGCTGTCCGGCCTTTCAGCCTCAATAATTTTTTCTACTATCTCAGCCGTAATCGGCTCAATATAGGTTTTGTCCGCCATTTCAGGATCTGTCATAATCGTAGCAGGGTTGCTGTTTACCAGCACCACCTCAAAGCCCTCCTGTTTGAGAACCTTGCAGGCCTGCGCACCGGAATAGTCAAACTCACATCCCTGCCCGATTACAATCGGGCCGGAGCCGATTATCAGAATCTTCTTAATATCTTCTCGTTTAGGCACTTATATTTCCCTTTGCCAAGCTGGTTACAGTGTTTTACGCGTCTGGTCAAGACTTATACAGCAAAATCTGCGAGATTATACAAAAATTTGAAAATTTTTCCATATCTTTTGCCCGCTCAGAAGTCAAAATTTTGCATAATATTTTTGCTTTCCGCCCTCATACTGCAGAAACGCAAAAAAGTTCTGTCATATTTGCGGTTTTTGAAATATCATAATCATCAGCGGCTTCTGGAAATTTATTTGGTATTGCGGCGCGGTTATGAAAAAGATAAAGCTTTTAATGATAAATTATGAGTATCCGCCTCTCGGCGGCGGGGCGGGAATAGCAAACCGCAATCTGCTCAAGGCGTTCTCGGCAAGGGATGATATACAGGCAGACCTTCTAACTTCCTTTGCCGGAAGTGGGGTAAGTGAGGAGGCTTTCAGCGAAAATATACGTTTGGTTAAGGTGGGCATAGAGAAAAAAGAGCTTCATAAATGGCGAAAGAAGGAGGTTGTTCAGTGGCTCTGGAGGGCAGGGTCGGTTCATAAGGATATGATAGAAAAGGGCAGCTACGACCTCTCTCACTGCTTTTTTGCATTTCCCTCAGGCCTTCCCGCTTGGCAGAGACGCAGCAAGCTTGGATATATTATCTCGCTTCGAGGTTCAGATGTGCCCGGCTACAACAGCTCCCTTGGTCTAGACTATATCCTGCTGTCAGGATTGTTCAAGCGTATCTGGGGCTCTGCGGACAGAATCGCAGCGAACAGCAAGGGGCTCAAAACCCTTGCCGAAAAGTTTTACAGCTCCTCGCCGATTGAAGTTATTCCAAACGGCGTTGACAGAGACCTTTTCCCGCCTGCAGAGAGGGCCTTTAATTCATCCAGATTAAAGCTTCTTATGGTTGCAAGGCTCACTCATCGAAAGCGCGTGGATATAGCGATTGAGTCTCTTTCGCTTCTTGTGCAGATGGGCGTGGATGCCGAGCTGAATATTGCAGGCACAGGTGAGCTTACCACAGAGCTAAAAAGGCTTACCGCCGAAAGGAAACTGCATAACAGGGTAAATTTTCTCGGAGCCGTTGACCACAGCAGGCTCGCAGAGGTGTACAGCGAAAATCATATATATCTTATGTGCAGTGAGAATGAGGGCATGAGCAATTCTGTGCTGGAGGCGATCTCAACTGGAATGCCGATTGTTTCCAGCGACTGCCAAGGCAGCGAGGAGCTCATAAAGCAAAATGGCCTGCTTGTTCGTTCGCAGAATCCTAAAATCTACGCCGACTGCATCAACAAAATCTATTCCTCTCCTGAATTGTATCGCTCCATGTGCCATGAAGCTGAGAATATCGCAAACCATTATTCAATCCACGCTGCAGGCGAGCAGTATGTCCGTCTCTACAGGCAAACTCTCCAGCAGTAGCAGTTTGTCAGTCGGAAAACTTGAAATCTGCTATAAGAGGCCTGTGGTCTGATGCTATTCTGTCCAGATCAGAGTCTCCCGCTGAGCATTTAACGGGCTTGAGCTTGCCTTTATAGAAGATGTGGTCTATTCTAAGAAAAGGATGCCTCCCGCAGTATGTGTTGTATGGCGGGCTGTCCGGCACGGCTTCTTTGAAGGTTTCCGAACATTTCCTGTAAAGACTACTGCGCGAATCGAAATTGAAATCCCCGCATAAAAGATAATTCTCGGTGCTTCCAGATCCCGCTTCCCAGCTTTCACCCAAAAGGGCATCAATCTGAGAATTTTGATTTTTCCCCGTAAGCCCCAGATGGGTATTAACTAACTGAATTTTCCTTCCCGATATTTCAATCTCAGCGAGCAGTGCCCCTCTGGGTTCTTTATCGTATCTGCTGTAAACCCCCGGGAGCAGGTCTGCCTTGAGCAGTTTCATGGGGAAGCGGCTAAGAATCGCATCTCCGTACTGCTCCTCTTCGTATTCCAAGGCGGGTAGGAAGAAGTGATCCATTTCAAGGATCTCTGCTATGATTTTGGTCTGGTCTTTTTGCCCTGTTTTCTCACGCCCGAGGTCAAGTTCCTGGAGGCAGACTATATCCGGGTCGTACTGTTCAAGTACGCGTGCTATCCGAAGCGGGGAGAGCTTCCCGTCCATCCCTACGCAGCTGTGAACGTTATAAGTCATCACCCTGAAAACATCCGGCTGCCTGGATTCAACCTTTTTTATGCTTTCCCCGCCAAGGGTTTCTGTCTTTCCGAGCACTTCAAATGCAGCCTTTCTTAAATCAAGCGGGCGGAGATAGCTTCTGCTCTGCATTCTGAAGGGATCATTTTCCGGAGCGAGAACAAAACCGGTGTACTCCTCTTCATGGATCCCGCCGTGAGAGCCGTTTTCTTTCTTAAAAGTGAAGTAAGGCAGGGTTCTGCCCTGATAGCCTGATATCACAAGATCGCCTGCATTATCGCTTCTGCATTTATTTATAAAATCCTCAGCAATCTCATCGGGAACAAAATCATTATCAAAAAATTCCCTGCTGCCCGGCGTAATTTCAAACTCTCCATCTGAATTTTTCGCTATAACTTTATCGTCATCACAAAAGAAAATAAGCGGAATTTTGCCTGTCCTAATCAGTTTCTCCGCTGCTTGTCTTTTTTGATTTTTCATTTTCTCCGGCAGATAGACATTAGCCTCAGGAGCAATATCGGTAACGATAATCTCCGAATTTTCTTTGGTTTGTTCTGGCTGTTCAGGCTTTCTTTTGTTAAGCCGCCAGCCGAGCCGGTTTAGAAATGTGAGTCGTTTATTGTTTTTGCCCTCTCTTGAAACCCCGCCTCCAGGGGCAAGCGCAGCACGTACCGTTTCTTGAATGGATTCACCGAAATACCCCTCATAAGACAAGCTGTCCACTTGTCCGTGGTCAGAGTATATCCAGAAGTCATATTCCTTTTCTGCTTTGATGGAGCTTTTCCAGATTCGCTTGATGGAATTGTCTATACCCTTTAGAGTCCAGAGGGCGAATTTTGAGCTCGCACCGCGCCTGTGAGACTGCTCATGGTAGCCGATCAGGTTGAGCTGAATTATCGGCAGGCCCCGAGTCATATCAAGCTTCGAAGATATTATGATTATCTCACGCAGAAGGACGCACAGCCCAACCCGTGAGGGGACAAATTTAAGCTCCTTCCAGAGATTTTCCCCGGCAGTGAGGCCGCGGAAGAAATCAATTAGAGCGAGGCTGAATTCCACAACCAGAAGCCCCGCAACCCTCAAAAGACTGAATGAGTGGAAAACTACTGCCGCCAGAAAGCGGATTGTTCTGCGGAGTTTGAAAACCTCTGAGAGCCGGAGATCGGCAATACAGAAATGCGGCTCACTTGCAGAGCCGGTGAATATGTTTGAGTATGCGCTGCCGCCTTCGAAAAGCCCTTTCCCCTGTTCTTCAAGGCGGGATTGGATTTCTCTTGCTTCAGCAGGATTAAACATCGCAAATACCCGCTCTGTTTGCCTGTCATAAAACGAAAAGGAAGGGACGCAGCATTTAACCCCGTAAAAAAGCTCTCCCTGAGCCCCGGGCGTTGCGCAGGGCATACCTGAATAATGATTCCACATTTTGTAATGCTGGCTTTCAATAAGGCTCTTAACAAAGGGCATTTTTCCTGTGCTGAGCGCCCTCTCGAACTGCTTTCTGGAAACCGCATCAATCTGAACGAGCACAAGCCCGCGTTTTTCGCTGTCTTTAGATACATAATTTAGACCCAAAAGCTGAACAAGCCAGCGGCTTTTGCTGAAAAACCTTTTGAGTTGCCTGAAGATCATCTCCGGTTTATGAAGCATAAAAGGCTCCAAGCAAATGGGGGCAGGAGAAAATCTCTGTTTTGAAAAAAAGTTTCATCTCAGTTTTCATAATTTCAGCCTTAAAGTTTTATATATGCTTCTAAAACGCTTCAGAAGATAATCATTGCCTTACCTCTGCCCTTCGCTCATAGCAGCGTTAAATTTATCAAAGGCTTTATCAACGCATCTTCCGATTTGCTGCTGCCTGATTTTCATAACATCAGCCTTGGAACTGGAGAGCCTTCTACTGAAAAGGATAACAATATCGCAGGGGACAAGTAGTTTGTGCCGATTCAGGCGAAATGATTCCCTCGCAAGACGCTTGAGATGATTTCGCTCGAATGCTTTTCCGAATCTCTTGCCGACAGATACACCGAGACGGGAGTGGTCAAGCCCGTTCGGCGCAGCGTAAACATTCACAAGGCTCGTGCATTCCCGTCGGCCGCTTCTTATTATCTCTCTGAACTGCAGATTATCTGAAATTCTGTGTTTATTTCTGAAAAATGCTCTTTCCATTTATTTTCTCTGCAAAGTTTACTGATTATTCTACAAAATGCTGCCGATTCTGCAACAAAAGACTCCTGCCCAGCTCCCCTAATTCTTGCAGAATTTCGGTTTTCAGTTTAGCCTAACATATTGCCGAATTGCGTATTAAGCTTTTATCGTTTTTTGAAAAAGCTTGAAAAGCTTTGGGAAAGCATTAGAATTATCTGATGGTTGTATCAAACAGCTATTGTTTTATTAAAAACGGAAAAAAAGAATGCTAATCTCACAGATACTGAAAAAATCATCAATTATAGTGCCTTTAAAGTCGGCTGAGAAGGATGATGTAATTGAAGAGCTTATAGACAAGCTCAACGAAAACGGCCTGCTTACAGACCGTGATGATGTTTTAGACAAGGTAATGACCCGAGAAATGACCCGAAGCACAGGTATCGGGCAGGGAATAGCTATCCCGCACGGGAAGAGCAAAGGTGTGAACGAGCTGATAATGGCAATGGGTATTGCCAGCTCAGAAATTGATTTCGACAGCATAGATAACAAGCCTGTAAGTATTGTTATTTTGCTTGTTTCTCCTGCTGGCCAGACGGGTCCGCATATTCAGGCTCTTGCAAAAATCAGCCGGCTTATGCTTGATGGAGATTTCAGGCAGAAGCTTCAGGACGCTCAGGATGCTGAAGAAGTGTACAATTTACTGAGCAGTAAGGAATCTGAATAATACTGATATTTAAGCCCGCATTTGTTGCGGGCTTTTTTGGTTCTATCTTACTGGAGAGAATGATGGATTATGCAGTAATTATGGCGGGAGGTTCAGGAACGAGGCTTTGGCCCTTAAGCCGAAAGGACAGGCCTAAGCAGATTATTGATATTTTCGGAGGCGAAACCCTTCTGAGGAAGGCTTTTGAAAGGCTCCTGCCGGTTTTCGAGCCCAAGAAGATTTTCGTCCAAACAAACGATGCACATACGAAGAAGGTAAAGAAGATTCTTCCGGAAGTCCCGAAGAAGAACATTATAGGCGAGCCGTATATGCGAAATACAGCAGGTGCGGTGGGGCTGGCTGCATCATTCATTGCAGATAAAGATGCAGATTCATCTATGACAGTCGTTACAGCAGACCACATCATAGAACCGGAGGATAAATTTGCCCAAACTCTCGGTGAGGCTGTTCAGTTTGTCAACGATAATCCGGAAAATCTTATCACTTTCGGAATCAAGCCTGCATACCCAAGCACTCAGTACGGTTATATCAGGCTGGGCAAGAGAACCGCATATGACGGCAGCGAGGTTTACAAAGTGGAAAGCTTTAAGGAGAAGCCCGATGCAGTCAAGGCTGAGGACTATCTGGAAAGCGGAAATTATCTCTGGAATTCAGGGATGTTTGTATGGAAAACGCAGGCTATCCTCAGCAGCCTTTATCACTACCTCCCAGACTGCAAGAAGCCGCTTAAGAAAATTCAGAAAAAGATAGGCTCAAAGAGGCAGGACGAAGTAATCGAAGAGCGTTTCAAGGAAGTGCCCAAAATAAGCATTGATTATGCTGTTATGGAAAAGAGTCCATCGGTTTATTCTATCAAGCTCGACTGCAGCTGGATTGATATGGGCTCTTACGACGCCCTGATGCAGGTAATAAATCAGGACAGCGATAATAACGCACTCTCGGGAAGTGAGCCTGAGCTCATTAACTGCTCAAATAACATTATTATCAATCAGGAAGATGGGCATACCATTGCAGGCATAGGCGTTGAGAATATGGTGGTTGCCCATACTGATGATGTAACCTTTATCTGCCCAAGAGAAAAATGCGGCGATATCAAGGAAATGATTGAACAGGTACGCAAAAACAAAGGCGAAAAGCTTCTTTGATTGCGAGTTTGTTCAGGTAAGGTTTCTTTGAAAATTGAACTGGAAGGACTTTTTCTTTGTGAAGGGCAGGCCTTTTCTCAGTCGGTTAGCTGCATCTTTCAGTTTTGCAGGGTCTTTGATGCCTGCAAGGTCTGCGCATAATCTTCTTACCTTTATACCTCTCTCATCGCTGCCGAGAATTGAGTATGCATCCTGAGATCTGAGTATTGTGTTTTCATTTGAAGGTTCGAGCTTCAGCCTGATCCCCCTTTCATCCTCCAAAGTTTGGCCTTCCAGAGCCTTTTCATCAATTTTCGCTCGGGTAATGCCAAGGCATGGGAAGCCGCAAACTGTAAGCGAAAGCGGCAGGGGACTCGCCTCTGAAAGCTCTCGGATCTTCTTTTTGTCTGCCTCTATGCTTATCATTGCCTCTTTTGCTCCAAGATTTTTCAGAGCTTTTGCTGCTGTATGATTGAGTATCATAAGCCCGGGACCTGCGGTAAATTCAGCGCCGGCCTGAAGAGCAATCTCAACCCCCGCCCAGCTGTTCACTTCCAAGGTAATCCCGTTATCCCTGGCCTTTTCAGCAAGAGTTTTGAAATATTCTATTCTGTCTTCGTAAAATACTTGCGGCAGGGCTGCGAGCCAATTTTTACGAAGCGAGGATAATTTTCCGAGCTCCAAATTCTCCACCACCACCTGCTCAAATGTGTAAAGGCTCCCCGCTACCTGCTTTGCGCAGGGGTAATCTGCCCGAACAGAGTTCACCTTAGCCTCGCGGGTGAGGGGGAATTTGTTCTCTTTGTTTCGCTGGGAGGCTTTAATTGTGTCTTTTGCCTGCTGTCTTAGAGGGATACGAATTGTAGAATCGTGGGCTTTTTTCTGTCTTTGATGGAAAATTCTGCTCAGCTCATCGGCGAGCGAGTTTGCTGTTTTTTTTGAATAGAGCCTTTCGGGTTCATCGAATTCAATCCCGGCAAATTCTGCGTTCTGATAATTCTGTGTCGCAAGCAGATAGGCAATGTTCTCCGCGTTTACTCCCCGCTTAGCTTTTTTTACTGCCGTAAGCGGCAAATGTATTATCTCCTTCTCTTCTTCGCTGATTCGGACCTCTGCTTCAAATTTCCCGTTCGTTGTGGACACTGATACTGTGAAAAATTCTTTGCCCTTTTCGGTACCGCTTGCAGAATCTTCTTTATTTTCCAGATCTTTGCCGGCCTCGCTCGAAATCCTGCCGCTGCCTCCGCAGAGTTTTATTCTTTGCCCGTCGAAATAGCCGGCAGTCTGCTTCCTTCCGGTGTAATCAGAAAGCTCGTTATGGATTGAAGCCTCAGCCTCTCCATCCAAGGCCCTTCTGAAAAGCTGTACCGTTTTGTAAACCCATTCAGGCTTTTTAAGACGCCCCTCTATTTTTATGCAGCTTACTCCTGCCTTCTTGATTTCTTCAGGCCTTTCAATAAGGCTCAAATCGTGCATTGAAAGGCGAGGTGCTTCAGCCCCCCTCGAATCTTTCCAGAGTACCCTGCAGGGGCTTGTGCACGTTCCTCTGTTTCCGCTGCGTCCGCCGCCCCAGCTGCTAAGAAGGCATCTGCCCGAAACGCAGAAACACATCGCTCCCTGAACAAACACTTCTGTTTCCACTGAATCCATCCTTGAGGCGGCTTTTATTTCCTCCTCGCTGAGCTCTCTTGCAAGCACCGCTCTTTTTATTCCTGCTCTGCTTGCAAATTGAACGCCCATAGAATTTTCAATTCCTGCCTGTGTGCTGAAATGAAAGTCAAGTTCCGGGAAGCTCCCCGCCAGTTCAATAAACATCGGATCAGTTATCAGAACTGCTTCTATTCCTGCTTCTGCTGCAAGCTCTAAAGCCCTTGCTGCCTGCCCTGTTTCTCTGAATGATATGTGCGTGTTGAGCGTGAGATATGTTTTCACTCCCTCACAGCGTGCGAAGCGGGCAGCTTCTTTCAGCTGCTCTGAGCTGAAATTTCCTGCTCCTCTTCTCGCGTTGAGTGTTTCAAGTCCGAGATAAACTGCATCCGCTCCTGCACTTACAGCTGATTTAAGGCAGTCAAAATTTCCCGCAGGGGCGAGAAGCTCCAATTTTTTCTCATTATTCATTCGGCGAACTCCTCTTCTTTTCCGCTGGAAAGTTTATCTTGGCTTCCGAGATTCGGGTTAGAGTGGGGATTGAATCCGCCTAAAAATGTGAAGGCCGTTACAATCAGCAAGGCCCCGCAAATAAACAGGAGTTTGCGGTTTTGCCCTTTGCCTGCAAATTTCAGCCACTCCCAGCGGCTCTTGTCTTCTGTTTTTATGTCTCCAAGCTCTTTGAGTATCAGCTCAGCTTTCCGGCTGTCCTGTTCGCTTGGTTCAGGGTATGGGCTCGCCTTTTTATATACGTTAAACATCTTATCATGAAAAATCTGCAAAAGTTTAGGATCTCTTTTGAGCATCTCCATCTGGGACTGGCAAATAAATTTTTTCTCACGAAGCTTTTCAATCATTTTCTCTGTTTCGATAAGTGTTTGCCGGTTTTGGAAATAAAGTTCTATCTCAGGCGCAGCATAGCTCAAAGAAAGGAATAAAAATCCCCCCGCAATGCAAATGCAAAACATAATTGTCTGTAGAAACCTGAAAAAATCCATTCTGCTCTCACTCGGCTGTTAGTTAAAATGAGTCTTTGACGATGATTATATTCATAGAATTTAAAATTTGCATATAATTTTGATTTTAGATTCCCGCAGCAGCAATTTTTTCTTAAGTCTGAGCGGCAAAACCATATAATAACCTGAAATTT
This window of the Sedimentisphaera salicampi genome carries:
- a CDS encoding U32 family peptidase, translating into MNNEKKLELLAPAGNFDCLKSAVSAGADAVYLGLETLNARRGAGNFSSEQLKEAARFARCEGVKTYLTLNTHISFRETGQAARALELAAEAGIEAVLITDPMFIELAGSFPELDFHFSTQAGIENSMGVQFASRAGIKRAVLARELSEEEIKAASRMDSVETEVFVQGAMCFCVSGRCLLSSWGGGRSGNRGTCTSPCRVLWKDSRGAEAPRLSMHDLSLIERPEEIKKAGVSCIKIEGRLKKPEWVYKTVQLFRRALDGEAEASIHNELSDYTGRKQTAGYFDGQRIKLCGGSGRISSEAGKDLENKEDSASGTEKGKEFFTVSVSTTNGKFEAEVRISEEEKEIIHLPLTAVKKAKRGVNAENIAYLLATQNYQNAEFAGIEFDEPERLYSKKTANSLADELSRIFHQRQKKAHDSTIRIPLRQQAKDTIKASQRNKENKFPLTREAKVNSVRADYPCAKQVAGSLYTFEQVVVENLELGKLSSLRKNWLAALPQVFYEDRIEYFKTLAEKARDNGITLEVNSWAGVEIALQAGAEFTAGPGLMILNHTAAKALKNLGAKEAMISIEADKKKIRELSEASPLPLSLTVCGFPCLGITRAKIDEKALEGQTLEDERGIRLKLEPSNENTILRSQDAYSILGSDERGIKVRRLCADLAGIKDPAKLKDAANRLRKGLPFTKKKSFQFNFQRNLT
- a CDS encoding mannose-1-phosphate guanylyltransferase, which encodes MMDYAVIMAGGSGTRLWPLSRKDRPKQIIDIFGGETLLRKAFERLLPVFEPKKIFVQTNDAHTKKVKKILPEVPKKNIIGEPYMRNTAGAVGLAASFIADKDADSSMTVVTADHIIEPEDKFAQTLGEAVQFVNDNPENLITFGIKPAYPSTQYGYIRLGKRTAYDGSEVYKVESFKEKPDAVKAEDYLESGNYLWNSGMFVWKTQAILSSLYHYLPDCKKPLKKIQKKIGSKRQDEVIEERFKEVPKISIDYAVMEKSPSVYSIKLDCSWIDMGSYDALMQVINQDSDNNALSGSEPELINCSNNIIINQEDGHTIAGIGVENMVVAHTDDVTFICPREKCGDIKEMIEQVRKNKGEKLL